In Amycolatopsis methanolica 239, a single genomic region encodes these proteins:
- a CDS encoding DinB family protein, with the protein MITPDTKDWTWVLRAPCPECGFDAATFAREDVPAMLRANAGAWRDALGRPDARERPAPDKWSALEYGCHVRDVCRIYLERLRLIRTQDAPLFPNWDQDATAVEDRYDTQDPQAVEDELIAAADRLATALAEVTGAEWDRTGTRSDGAHFTIDTFARYFIHDSLHHLWDVTGERYRRR; encoded by the coding sequence ATGATCACCCCCGACACCAAGGACTGGACCTGGGTGCTGCGCGCGCCGTGCCCGGAATGCGGTTTCGACGCCGCGACGTTCGCGCGCGAAGACGTGCCGGCGATGCTGCGCGCGAACGCCGGCGCCTGGCGTGACGCGCTGGGCCGGCCGGACGCGCGGGAGCGGCCCGCGCCGGACAAGTGGTCCGCCTTGGAGTACGGCTGCCACGTGCGGGACGTGTGCCGGATCTACCTGGAGCGCCTGCGGCTGATCCGGACGCAGGACGCCCCGCTGTTCCCGAACTGGGACCAGGACGCGACGGCGGTCGAGGACCGGTACGACACCCAGGACCCGCAGGCGGTGGAGGACGAACTGATCGCGGCGGCGGACCGGCTGGCCACGGCGCTCGCCGAGGTGACCGGCGCGGAGTGGGACCGGACCGGCACCCGCAGCGACGGCGCCCACTTCACGATCGACACCTTCGCGCGCTACTTCATCCACGACTCGCTGCACCACCTCTGGGACGTGACCGGCGAGCGCTACCGCCGCAGGTAG
- a CDS encoding TNT domain-containing protein, whose product MGIELPRELAALAAETGLSWPDADEDRLREQASAWRDAHRDLTALAAEADQQAGTAVAALSRDAGEAAGQAWSAFVDPENGHLTVAARGAAEAADRLENAAEQVGAAKVELVRQLVEAAKNRDASLAAAENGHPTAILGVEPILRGTAANLAVVTHGLAATLGPAPVGSLVTPLVEPNPGARTPDGQGALLGVVTGLAPELVAPAVTPSPAVLGSAPPAVPSVPSAVASAVLTPPVVPPVVPEPAFADTDTGPIQLPDPPTPPSLPQYEGLLDSGGFDEVPTPSTGLPNATAAAGYSDTAVPPVGMPGMPGLPGAPAPAAPAPAAGYAPAAPAAGYAAPFAPQAPAAPQAPVAPGPRQPYPEPAPRAPEPPPMGAPRQERETIVALFRVHMFPIGHLPVATDKPARQLPAPPCEVDYAPGLRFPPHDHPRSDLIRTDDALVKVQAGYGRRPSPAGTPPAGVLAGYDPLGGLHERDWDRRFLAGKRREVPEYAWPPGELYPEGGTAEGEPEVLAEGVVLDRFGDPRGRVFAPDGTPFARRSLPPPVRDAGYRRYRVLRDMPVWRAVSAPWFGQPGGGERYRAVYSADELVTLGYLADITFEEGAAQ is encoded by the coding sequence ATGGGCATCGAGCTGCCGCGGGAACTCGCCGCCCTTGCCGCGGAAACCGGGCTGTCCTGGCCGGACGCGGACGAGGACAGGTTGCGTGAGCAGGCGTCCGCCTGGCGCGACGCACACCGCGACCTGACCGCGCTCGCCGCGGAGGCCGACCAGCAGGCGGGCACCGCGGTCGCCGCGCTGTCCCGGGACGCGGGCGAGGCGGCCGGGCAGGCGTGGTCGGCGTTCGTCGACCCGGAGAACGGGCACCTCACCGTCGCCGCGCGTGGCGCCGCCGAAGCCGCCGACCGGCTGGAGAACGCGGCCGAGCAGGTCGGCGCAGCGAAGGTCGAACTGGTGCGGCAGCTCGTCGAGGCCGCGAAGAACCGGGACGCGAGCCTCGCCGCCGCGGAGAACGGCCACCCGACTGCGATCCTCGGCGTCGAGCCGATCCTGCGCGGCACCGCGGCGAACCTGGCGGTCGTGACGCACGGCCTCGCCGCGACGCTCGGGCCGGCGCCGGTCGGCTCGCTGGTCACCCCGCTCGTCGAGCCGAACCCGGGCGCGCGCACGCCGGACGGCCAGGGCGCCCTGCTCGGGGTGGTCACCGGGCTGGCGCCGGAACTGGTGGCGCCGGCCGTCACGCCGTCGCCCGCGGTGCTCGGCAGCGCGCCGCCGGCTGTGCCGTCGGTGCCGTCTGCGGTGGCCTCGGCCGTGCTGACGCCGCCGGTGGTGCCGCCCGTGGTCCCCGAACCGGCCTTCGCCGACACCGACACCGGCCCGATCCAGCTGCCGGACCCGCCGACCCCGCCGTCGCTGCCGCAGTACGAAGGGCTGCTGGACTCCGGGGGCTTCGACGAGGTGCCGACGCCGTCGACCGGGCTGCCGAACGCGACCGCCGCCGCGGGGTACTCCGACACCGCTGTGCCGCCGGTCGGAATGCCGGGCATGCCGGGGCTGCCGGGCGCGCCGGCTCCGGCCGCGCCCGCTCCGGCCGCCGGGTACGCGCCGGCGGCTCCCGCGGCCGGGTACGCAGCCCCCTTCGCCCCGCAGGCACCAGCCGCGCCACAAGCGCCGGTCGCGCCGGGTCCGCGTCAGCCGTACCCGGAGCCCGCCCCGCGCGCGCCGGAGCCGCCGCCGATGGGCGCGCCGCGGCAGGAACGGGAAACGATCGTCGCGTTGTTCCGGGTCCACATGTTCCCGATCGGCCACCTGCCCGTCGCCACCGACAAGCCGGCGCGGCAGCTGCCCGCGCCGCCGTGCGAGGTCGACTACGCGCCGGGCCTGCGGTTCCCGCCGCACGACCACCCGCGCTCCGACCTGATCAGGACCGACGACGCGCTGGTGAAGGTCCAGGCCGGGTACGGCCGCCGTCCCTCGCCCGCCGGCACGCCCCCGGCCGGGGTGCTCGCCGGGTACGACCCGCTGGGCGGTCTGCACGAACGCGACTGGGACCGCCGCTTCCTGGCCGGGAAACGCCGTGAGGTGCCGGAGTACGCGTGGCCGCCGGGCGAGCTGTACCCCGAGGGCGGGACAGCCGAGGGCGAGCCGGAGGTGCTGGCCGAGGGCGTGGTGCTGGACCGGTTCGGCGACCCGCGTGGCCGGGTGTTCGCGCCGGACGGCACCCCGTTCGCGCGCCGGTCGCTGCCGCCGCCGGTGCGCGACGCCGGCTACCGGCGGTACCGCGTGCTGCGGGACATGCCGGTGTGGCGCGCGGTGTCGGCGCCGTGGTTCGGGCAGCCGGGCGGCGGCGAGCGGTACCGGGCGGTCTATTCGGCCGACGAGCTGGTCACCCTGGGATATCTGGCGGACATCACGTTCGAGGAGGGCGCTGCGCAGTGA
- the hisN gene encoding histidinol-phosphatase — protein MASYSDDLILAGKLADAADSITTARFRARDLKVSSKPDRTPVTDADTAVEDAVREVLAAERPDDSVAGEERGGTAWESGRAWVLDPIDGTKNFLRGGPVWATLIALVEDGRPVVGMVSAPLLGRRWWAAAGEGAWMSDPAGERRISVSAVSALSDAYLSTTDLGSWTEYHSREAYLGLVDACWESRAFGDFWHHCLVAEGAIDLAAEPIVNPWDVAPMQILLTEAGGRFSDLSGAERFDGGSALSSNGHLHDEALGYLRR, from the coding sequence GTGGCGAGCTACTCGGACGATCTCATCCTGGCGGGGAAGCTCGCGGACGCGGCGGACTCGATCACCACGGCCCGGTTCCGCGCCCGCGACCTGAAGGTCAGCAGCAAGCCGGACCGCACGCCGGTCACCGACGCGGACACCGCGGTCGAGGACGCCGTGCGCGAGGTGCTCGCCGCCGAGCGCCCGGACGACTCCGTGGCGGGCGAGGAGCGCGGCGGCACGGCCTGGGAGTCGGGGCGCGCGTGGGTGCTGGACCCGATCGACGGGACGAAGAACTTCCTGCGCGGCGGCCCGGTGTGGGCGACGTTGATCGCGCTGGTCGAGGACGGGCGGCCGGTGGTCGGCATGGTCAGCGCGCCGCTGCTGGGCCGCCGCTGGTGGGCCGCGGCGGGCGAGGGCGCGTGGATGAGCGACCCGGCCGGTGAGCGCCGGATCTCGGTGTCGGCGGTGTCCGCGCTGTCCGACGCCTATCTGTCCACGACGGACCTCGGCTCGTGGACCGAATACCACTCGCGCGAGGCGTACCTGGGCCTCGTCGACGCCTGCTGGGAAAGCCGCGCGTTCGGCGACTTCTGGCACCACTGCCTGGTCGCCGAGGGCGCGATCGACCTGGCGGCCGAGCCGATCGTCAACCCGTGGGACGTCGCGCCGATGCAGATCCTGCTCACCGAGGCAGGCGGCCGGTTCTCCGACCTGAGCGGCGCGGAGCGCTTCGACGGCGGCTCGGCGCTGTCGTCGAACGGGCACCTGCACGACGAGGCGCTCGGCTACCTGCGGCGGTAG
- a CDS encoding response regulator transcription factor: MVLLAEDDPAIADPLSRALEREGYDVEVVGDGPAVLDTTQAKRVDLLVLDLGLPGMDGLEVCRRLRANGSELPVLMLTARTDEVDFVVGLDAGADDYVAKPFRLAELLARIRALLRRRAPEVLEAGGVRMDLGARMVLVDGREVQLANKEFELLRVLMSHAGQVVSRDEILAEVWNDLESKTSKTLDMHMSWLRRKLSVTSDGKGSVIHHGDGERRIATVRGVGFRFNAD; encoded by the coding sequence ATGGTGTTGCTGGCCGAGGACGACCCGGCGATCGCGGACCCGCTGTCGCGGGCGCTCGAACGGGAGGGCTACGACGTCGAAGTGGTGGGGGACGGCCCCGCGGTGCTCGACACCACCCAGGCCAAGCGGGTCGACCTGCTCGTGCTCGACCTCGGTCTGCCCGGCATGGACGGTCTGGAGGTGTGCCGCAGGCTGCGCGCGAACGGCAGCGAGCTGCCGGTGCTGATGCTCACGGCCCGCACCGACGAGGTCGACTTCGTGGTCGGCCTCGACGCCGGCGCGGACGACTACGTGGCCAAGCCGTTCCGGCTCGCCGAGCTGCTGGCGCGCATCCGCGCCCTGCTGCGTCGCCGGGCCCCCGAGGTGCTCGAAGCCGGCGGGGTGCGGATGGACCTCGGCGCGCGGATGGTTCTCGTGGACGGCCGCGAGGTGCAGCTGGCGAACAAGGAGTTCGAGCTGCTGCGGGTGCTGATGAGCCACGCCGGCCAGGTGGTGAGCCGCGACGAGATCCTCGCCGAGGTGTGGAACGACCTGGAGTCCAAGACCTCGAAGACGCTCGACATGCACATGTCGTGGCTGCGCCGGAAGCTGTCGGTGACCAGCGACGGCAAGGGGTCGGTGATCCACCACGGCGACGGTGAGCGGCGGATCGCGACGGTCCGCGGCGTCGGCTTCCGGTTCAACGCAGACTAG